The Oncorhynchus tshawytscha isolate Ot180627B linkage group LG12, Otsh_v2.0, whole genome shotgun sequence genome includes a window with the following:
- the tesca gene encoding calcineurin B homologous protein 3 — translation MGASQSAGTEHEFQDLADRTGFSLEQIGNINKRFRQLSNNEETLSREDLASIPALDNNPIRAQIINAFFDKRNLHQNETGTVQEIGFEEFLMVMTHFRPAAMGLTEEERENLRREKLRFLFNMHDTDSDGTINLEEYRRVVEELLSKAGTIGQETAKAIADAAMLEVASTTRGKMEPDEFYEGITFENFLQILNTFDIETRMHVRFLHMDTATLRCGKSK, via the exons TTTCCCTGGAGCAGATTGGCAACATCAACAAGAGATTCAGACAGCTGAGTAACAATGAGGAGACACTAAG TCGAGAGGatttggccagcatccctgctcTAGATAACAATCCAATCCGGGCTCAAATTATTAATGCATTCTTTGATAAAAG AAACCTCCACCAGAATGAGACGGGTACAGTCCAGGAGATTGGCTTTGAGGAGTTCCTTATGGTGATGACGCACTTCCGCCCAGCAGCCATGGGCCtaacggaggaggagagagagaacctgaggAGGGAGAAACTACGAT TTCTGTTCAACATGCATGACACAGACAGCGACGGCACCATCAACCTGGAGGAGTACAGACGG GTGGTGGAGGAGCTCCTATCTAAGGCTGGCACTATCGGACAGGAAACCGCCAAAGCCATCGCAGACGCTGCCATGCTGGAAGTGGCAAGCACTACCAGGGGCAAAATG GAACCTGATGAATTCTATGAAGGAATCACTTTTGAAAATTTTCTACAG ATTCTAAACACCTTCGATATTGAGACGAGGATGCATGTTCGATTCTTACACATGGACACTGCAACCTTGCGATGTGGAAAATCTAAATGA